GTAAACTAGAAGTCTATTGAGATTAAGGACATAGTCATCATTACCTAATGTGCAGAAATGTTCTCTgtataaaaagttattttcagcaggggggccatggcctccccttagaatcgcctatgcttGCATGTCTCCAGTTAAAAATGTAACATAACCTATGGATTTTATTTTTGTTCAAATGAAGTGACTTTAGTTAAACGATGAGTAGTTTAATTAATAGGAAGAATTTTAGTAGACATTAAACACCATACATCTACGTCACATCACATAATGTGAGCCTACACAAGTCTCAGACACACACACCTCACAGTTACAGACCAGTTAATTTTACACTAAGAGACCACAGTTGCTCAGCTGCCAACTCATCCAAAGCTGCCGGTGATGGTTTCTTCTCTTTACAATCAGCAAAATAGTGACCAGAAACTCCTTCCAACTCTTCAGCTACTGCACAATAGATATTTGTCTGGGCACCTTGCCATGGTGTCTTCATCATGAGCAATGTTACAGGCAGTAGGATGATCATCTTGAACCATCGTCTTTTTATATGTCGTAATAATTCAGTGTAAACAACTCCTGGATGAAGGCAGTTAACAGTAACGTTTGTTCCAGACAACCGCTTGCTTAAAGCCAGTGTGAAAAGGTTGTTAGCTAGTTTGCTCTGGCAATACGCAGTTCGACGATCATAAGACTCTGTGCTATTGATATCATCAAAATTAATTCCTTTGCATCTTTCATGTGCTATAGAAGAAACAACAACAATTCTACCAGATGGGGACTCTTTTATTTGGTCAAGCAGCAGATTTGTTAGCAGGAAATGTCCTAAATGATTGACTCCAAACTGCATCTCAAAACCATCCTCAGTTTTCCAGTAAGGACATATTATACCAGCATTGTTAATCAGAATATCTATCCTAGATTCCTCCTTCGAAATTTCTGTGGCAAACTTCTTAATGGAAGCAAAGGAAGCTAGGTCCAGTTGTTTGAAAATCACTTTATCACTCTTGCTTGCCTTTTTAATTTCCATCTCTGCTCGAGTTCCTCTCTCTACGTCTCTGCAAGCAAGAATCACTTTGGCCTTTCTCTTTGCAAGATCAATGGCTGTCTCCTTCCATATACCACACAGGAAAAGTTACTGATAAATAATATGCAAGATTTTACAACAAATATGACTATCCACATACTCTATAGAATTGTTGGCCAATTGAATACACTATAGCAAGTAATATCACCTAAGGAATCTATTGTGATACTTATTGTAGAATTGTTTATAGAATTTGCAATGCATTTTTCTGTGAATCTTATCACAAATCATCTGACAAACTTATTGTATTTCATTTGTTAAATTTTCTATAAAACCATTGAAGAATTCCCCATTGCAGTTTTACTACTAATTTTGTTATAATTTTTCATGACACAAAAAACTTACAAAAATACAACCAAAACTAAaagcatacagtaatacaacatGTCCTGCAtcagtacatagctatagtCCTGTCCTTTAGTAATCATATGTTCTGTCTGTtaagtgatcaacaaatgttccatctgtttagtgacaaatgttccgtctgtttagtgatcaacaaatgttccgtcTGTTTAGTATTCAACAAATgctccatctgtttagtgattagcaaatgttctgtctgtttagtgatcaacaaatttccatctgtttagtaTTCAACAAATgctccatctgtttagtgattagcaaatgttctgtctgtttagtgatcaacaaatttccatctgtttagtgttcaacaaatgttccatctgtatagtgttcaacaaatttctgtccatttagtgttcaacaaatgttctgtctgtttagtaATCAACAAacgttccatctgtttagtgttcaacgAATTTCCGTCTGtctagtgatcaacaaatgtgtTGTCTGTTTAgtaatcaacaaatgttccatctgcttagtgatcaacaaatttaGTGATCAACATAAAATTATGTTccgtctgtttagtgatcaacaacaaatgttccatctgtgaaAAGATCaacaacaaatgttccatctgtgaaGAAATCAACAAGCATTCCGTCTGTTTAGTAATCATCAACAAATGTTTCGTCTGTTTAGTAGTCAACAATGTTCCATCTGGATCACCTTAAGTTGGTTAGCCAACACTACAACCTGAAATTTTTACATTCGACAACCATACAAGTTAGGCATTAGCTAGCTATCACCTCACCTGTTGTGTtacttcaatggcagccattctATAGGGCTACCATTAACAATAAATTTTCAGTTATACAAATGAAagtgcatgtatgcataaaaattaGATTAAATCGCATCGTTCAGTCACAATTGCAACTTACCTCTCTGGTGCCGCCAGTTTTATCCCGGCTGGCATCACTGAAGAACTATAACATCTCCTTTACTTATGCCATCAAAACGCCCAGACTTAAAAGAATACCCTCGTGAAGCTTAGGCCTTCTCTCAAACATCCTGCACGACGTCCACGTCTTCATCAGTTTGAACTGAGCTCCCGCCGTTTCTATCACGTGGTTACTGTCATGGTGACGATCACGTGAATTGTTCGACTCTCGGAAGTTCGTCGTTCTGGAAGCTTTTGGTGATGGTTTATGCAAACAGCAAGATGTTTTCAGTCCGTGCAGAGACATTTCAGAGTGTTTGGAAATGAAAACAGGAAGAAGTTTCACAAGAATACATCCCGGAATACATGTATGCTCTGTGCGCATGCGTACAGATCATCTCTGTCTAAGACCTGATTATTTATTGTAGATGAGGCAAGTGGACATGGTGTGTGTAGGGATCACATCACTACAATACTAACACCAATAGAAAGTACTTTTACACGAGTCTTTATCACCATTCTAAGACTGACGATTTGGAGAACCAAGAAATCAACCATGCAACATAACCAGTCAGTATGCCATACCATAGGTAGCATATAATATCCATGGCCATACTTGACAGCAATGTCTGAAGTTGACTATGGTGTGGACAAAAGCCAACGATTGTAGCTAATGGTGATAGTACCTGATCAAACAATCATGTTTTGTGTGCATACTTATACACTCTCATGATTGCATTCAGTTGTTCattcaatgcaatgccatgcacaTATGCTAGAATCATGTTACTTTCTATAAAAGCTGATGCTTTTTGGAATATACTCATATTGGGATTTGAATGGAAGGTTGaatatttaccatcttgtgaAGTTTCAGAACACTGGTGTATAAAGTCAGGAAGTTCAGTTTTCGGTTGGTGGCTGTCCACATGCAGTAGCATGCACATTGTTTAGTGATCATTTACTTTGGATTGGATTGTGCATGGCAGCTTATACAAAGGTGCTTTGCTGCTGTTGGTTCATCACAGCCCTATACACCCAGTCTTTAATCAGTGATGAAATCACAAGTCCACGATGATTTGCATACTACCACAGTCCATGCAAGTTGGATGAACTactataataaataattatatgataATAGCTCTGTGTGTGTTGATGTTGTAAAGATAATTAATATTCAAAGCCTCATGATCAGATGAACACATACATGTGGTAATAGAATTCTACAAAGCATTTTACAATGCACTAAAATTTGCTGTGAAATAAAGTACACTATTTTATAGTCATTATATCACTATTTGTAAAGTGAGAATATATTGTGGAATTACTCGCAATATTCTTTTGTCATAATTCCACAATGAAATATCATGTAGTATTTTATACTATATTCCCCAGTACTGTTTAATGTCCTGTGAAATTGTTTGCACTATATTACTGTGGTTTGTTTCAGTAAAATGTTATGCATAATTCTACTGAGTGTTTTATAGCACAGAAAAATGCTCTGCAAAACACTACATACTATTCCTCAGGTACTTTTCCTGTGCCAGTATTGGCGCCTGTAATAATAACAGTCCTTCCGTCCAGTAATCGCTTCGAGTAACAGACACCGCCATTGAAGTAGCGTCTCAACAATACGAGAATTACTCCTAGTGCTACTACGCCAATTGCCACAACATTGTATGGATGCTGATCTATAGACATCGCTCGCCAGTTCCTCCACCCCTTCGCTCCGGGGCGCCCGCGGGTATGAAGCGTTGTGAAACCCACCACTTTTGTGCATGTGACTAAGCTAATTAATGTACttgtattgattgtggttttcgTCCTCCTTATGCTGTGGGTCGCGTTGGGTTTATGTCTGTGAGATTCCCGAGGAGAATCTAACCTATAAACTTGTGAGTAACGATATGTTTGTTACCGGTATGGTATAACTGGCAGtaaggtaagtaagggggtttccggacagctgggtattccggacacttcatttttaatccGCTACTGAATGATGGAATAGAAACCGATCAGGCTATGGTTTAAGTACTTAAGTACCctacttgtgtactataaaatACTAAAGTTTTGTTTCGATAGCTTTAAGGATTACCGAGATACATCACAATTTGCTTGCGcgtgtaaaatatttttgtgtaaaaacttTCACTACGCATGTTAACAGGAGATTGAGGGCACCATTTGTAATTCTAAGCCACCGTAGGCATCACAAATGATCAGTCACACTACTCAGTGAACGGATATATGatttagagatagtacaactggaatCCAAGCCCATTACCTGCGACGTGTTAACTGGCACgcgcaatcaacacaaccagcaTCCCGGAGAAGCCCCAAGTAAGGATCCGCGGGGCCACACTACTTAACTATACTGTTTCAGTGTTAAGGCAAGGACTGATACAGATTTCCAGGCAGTAGATTACAGTTAAATGTCGCATCTTTGAAAGCGCTGCAAGACACTCGCCGGCATGGTCCGAGCAAGGCTGGTAGCAGTTCTTCTTAAAAATCGCTGTCACCAACAAAGTAACCAGACTAATAGAATGCTTTGAGTCTCTGCTGAGCCATGACACTCAATAGAGTGCAGCATTTTCCATAACGATGGCAGGTACGCCTTTTTTAAgtggtgtccggaaaccccagccacataaATTTTTGGCATTTTCTCAAACTGCAAATTTAAACTGCTCTTTCTCCTAGCACCCTATACTTTACCATCCACAATTTATACCACCGATAGCCTAGTTCATTAGCTACAATTCGGCACTAAGCATTTTAGAATCCGTTTTTCTCTCGAGGAGAACTGAACAAATTTCTAATACATGTgcatgttctataccatatgcgtattttgtaccatacgcgtatggtacataccatatgcgtatacgcgtacggtacaaccatacgcgtatggtacggaaaatcgtaccatctgagtatagctaacctggtatgcgtataatatcaagcagaaggtttttgtactgccgtacctattgactacgcctgatggcactctgctttcatttctgttcggggaagagggagggggaggACTgagctagtctttctgttcagtgaagatcgagatactctaatagagcaatcatatattttattattattatataattgcaagacctcgcacagcgagtataaatgcaatatacaaatcaaaatatatagctatatatacagctacctaattacaattttacagttcatttataaggttgttaaacacggtgatagatgaagcttcaaaagtctctggttgcaagttgttccatatagcagtggaaggaaaaaagctgaatttatatgtgtcaattctagtgagtggcagggtaagttgatctgattatagctgttctattctctagagctaagatcaatttagctttactgtgattaagatataatttactttactgcatgatgcaaacctatttaaaataaagcattccttaaaataaaagaataacatgatatctcgcatgactatatataagtgatgaaactgacatcttgatttaggacaatatatgataaaaacaatcatgaattcatcacactgttggcagatccagtcttgaattgtgttaagtcctgctgatctggtaggatctgatgaaattctacattgtcaaaactaataaaggtcaatcatctgggttggaagctgtacgaaaaacatgataacacctagctgcatacagtataagtctgaaaagtataaatcaaaggaaggggattaaatataatatgtcttAATTTATACGTAGTCATGCATTGGTGTATATCTAgctataacaatgtatctcgttgtctgtttaacatttcatttcatcaaagcatctgacagttccacaaaacACGTGCAACAgagccatcacccatataattatgatggtttatgtataagcacctgtggattattttcttgatgtcttctgacttttgtacatattgatttattgcctcgtcccgctgtctactgccttatttgtcatggatttccatcttgcatttttataataaatgacttcatttatccacagcgtaattgatttgaaagtacacaagctggtatactgtatacgttctttagaatagttgagttaaaatgaccagatttgtgaaaaggtacttttcccacacattttacataccagcaaacaaaatggtgtaacactcgactccttacactgataatcttgctcttagtatcaaaatgcagatagatactagtagctactgtacactcatggataattgcatGCAGGCAATTATGAGGTATATGTTCTAAAACTTACGAAACCCCAAATTTcaaaatatgcatgcatgggtaaaattttgtctgtgaaaaaggtacctttttgcaaatccggtcacaaattatctagttgttgcatagcaactgcacacactgacaacgtATGGCAAATTTTAAGTTTTGTTttttcttccacacagtacattgtggctgcaattgctacatatatattgcttcttattggattcatgatccattgttgatacaatgaaaattcaaaaactaggccattattacaaatgctaatcctccttcatatctataatagagttaatgatgtaatgtaatgatgtgacatgatgtaatataatgtaatttatgcatacctgtaacattaatattgtgaaCTGTaattgtaagagttagttgttattgtgtactttcagttattgattaataatattatatacagtagtctgttttgcctataaatgcagcttatagcaatattagacatgctatactataagactgatgtgcatagtaattaattgtgcaataaatttttttaaactgtagttctgttcgctgaatctttgctattgaatgaggcatgtgcattgcctgctgagatgaagtaggaaaacataacatggcagagattttatggtgagtttatgagttctaatgtatagttcagtaatgaatgtatattaagtagcattgttttattattgttaagtgcgttgtatagctactcgctacttactgtcatgcttgtggatgggaagacaatgtgtttagctactcttatctgaatgtactctttaaagttaacaacatccacattaatttgtgctgtaggtccagtgtgatgaatatattgcagtatgtataaacaagaaaagtaagtaaacaagaaattggatcctcaaaagaagaagagtgtacatatagtatataaaaatgcaaatacatgcagtgaggagccatgttgcacaactgatgacacttacgaagttcatttttccagttattagctttgcacaagcagtatatgcatatatgtataattcagttagaacttactagctacctaccatgcatgttgtaattgctctccttgcttatttacccaattctgttgtaaattgtcagttatccacacttataattgagtatattatataagaccatctgcatgcttctgatagctaatgtataaagtagcatacatgcacagtaccatttatgtaaagttctgcagacagagtgagatcatgtacataagatttaggtacattagtataggactatagtgggtattgcatgggcatggcaagctaggataaaatgcatgtgtgtgctgatgaataaatttatagttacagctcagtagtaagcagattattgtgttgtgttctaagtttgctcagctagaaatacttgtaaagacagcccattgtagctaggtgatggcaaggctagaagatactgagaaaaggcataatacgcatatggtacgtaccatacgcgtatgtctataccgtacgcgtatgtctataccgtacgcgtatggtacggaaaatcgtaccgtacgcgtatggtatgtaccatacgcgtatggtacataccatacgcgtacggtacaaaatacgcatatggtatagaacatgcacactttgtccggaaacgccCGCCCCTACCTTACTGTACAAACCTCAGAGTCGTGAGGGCTGTACTGAGTGCTCTTAATGCACCTAACCCCCAGTCatagttaggccactccaattggtaattatgtttctggtccaccgcccgcatccttttttggagaatgtgaaatttcagaaatacatgggtaaaatggctgcatcagctttttgaaaaacctggatttctgaaacaaatattgggctacAACAAGTATTTTAAGTCTAACTATCTAAATGCCATAATTTGtgttttatcagtgaaaacctgcaagaaatgggcaaaGTGCATAGTactgatcgatatactctaatagaacagtcagtaaatcacaaaatactctaattgagcagtcacttcatagTTGTTTTGTTGCTGaaatccgcccgcccgcacctaaaacttATTTTcagaggaccagaaacataattaccaattgcaGTGGTCTTATATATTCCCATTTTCCCCAGGTGTGGGGAATTTTGTTTAAGCCAGCCTGTGCCATTTATCGCCACTGCCATCATGACAAACAGCCTTGTTTACTCCTTGATCCTCCTATTGTGTTCGGAGCACAGCATAGTTACAACACATGGTGTAAAGACTGTTTTGCCAACCCACCTAGTTACCATTTATCAACCACTAAAAATATTCCGTTCCTCTCAGAGCTTCCAAGTGGAGAGGATCAAAATGCTGAAGGTCCCAACTCTTCTGGGCCATCAAACCTATACCTCACTGCTAAAATGCGCAGCGGTGAGCCCACATTCATGAGGGCTTGAAATTGCCCGATGTATTTGGGCAaccatacatacagtaattttAAAGTGCAAACGTGGATCCCtataaactagctagctagtcacTACATGCACTGTTATTTATGCAGATTTATGCTATGCTAGCTATGTAGTATGATGTAGctaattatattcatttgccTTAGTCTTGTGATCCACTTCACCAATCAGAAAGCTAGCTTATCAGGGAACCTTCAAATGTATGCAGGACACTTCAATATAATACTCTTCTCATTCACTGTAGTTGGCTACATATATGGCATAATCTTGGCTGCTTGTGACCAGAACAACCTTGCTTTCAACTGTGCCGCGGCTGAGATTCACACTCTAGTTTAGTAGCTAGTTACTTCACACCATATAGATGA
This portion of the Dysidea avara chromosome 12, odDysAvar1.4, whole genome shotgun sequence genome encodes:
- the LOC136241160 gene encoding retinol dehydrogenase 13-like; protein product: MSIDQHPYNVVAIGVVALGVILVLLRRYFNGGVCYSKRLLDGRTVIITGANTGTGKETAIDLAKRKAKVILACRDVERGTRAEMEIKKASKSDKVIFKQLDLASFASIKKFATEISKEESRIDILINNAGIICPYWKTEDGFEMQFGVNHLGHFLLTNLLLDQIKESPSGRIVVVSSIAHERCKGINFDDINSTESYDRRTAYCQSKLANNLFTLALSKRLSGTNVTVNCLHPGVVYTELLRHIKRRWFKMIILLPVTLLMMKTPWQGAQTNIYCAVAEELEGVSGHYFADCKEKKPSPAALDELAAEQLWSLSVKLTGL